One stretch of Cohnella algarum DNA includes these proteins:
- a CDS encoding ABC transporter substrate-binding protein — protein sequence MLKRKKTAAASLALAASMLLAACGASSGNETNAGASNASPSESAASSAPASSAAQEPVTIEFWYGLGGKLGENMKTLIDKFNASQQEVIVKPVVQADYSETEQKLQAAIAAGSVPAAVLSSNVDWARKGYYAPLDDLLASLPDFDKDDVIPTFLEQGQVDGKQYFLPMYGTTQVMYYRKDAFEKHGIKAEELTTWEKLAEAAATMTVKEGGKTTFYGWEPMWGAGNMIDAVLSKGGSILSEDGKTVLIDSPEWVETWELFRKWIHDDQIMRIHSGGQGWEYWYKTIDDVMKGQAAGYTGSSGDQGDLDFNIVAAMEQPGWEGAGAGKPVAEAIMAGIPAKASPEQQQAAIKWFDFFMSAENTAFWSMNTGYIAVRQSALDDPAFVEFSETNPQIKVPLLQATHASKPFQDPTGGKISDALKIAADKVQIGNTPAAEALKEAKETAQRELDRLNK from the coding sequence ATGTTGAAAAGGAAAAAAACCGCGGCAGCTTCGCTTGCACTCGCCGCATCGATGCTGCTCGCCGCTTGCGGCGCAAGCTCCGGAAACGAAACAAACGCAGGCGCGTCAAACGCTTCTCCGTCCGAATCCGCCGCGTCTTCCGCCCCGGCATCCTCGGCGGCGCAGGAGCCCGTCACGATCGAATTCTGGTACGGGCTCGGCGGCAAGCTGGGCGAAAATATGAAGACGCTGATCGACAAGTTCAACGCCTCGCAGCAGGAAGTGATCGTCAAGCCGGTCGTGCAGGCGGATTACTCGGAAACGGAGCAAAAGCTGCAGGCGGCAATCGCCGCCGGCAGCGTTCCGGCGGCCGTGCTGTCCTCGAATGTAGACTGGGCCCGGAAAGGCTATTACGCCCCGCTTGACGACCTGCTGGCGTCGCTGCCCGACTTCGACAAGGACGACGTCATTCCGACGTTCCTCGAGCAAGGACAGGTGGACGGCAAGCAGTATTTCCTGCCGATGTATGGCACGACGCAGGTGATGTATTACCGCAAGGACGCGTTCGAGAAGCACGGCATCAAGGCCGAGGAGCTGACCACGTGGGAAAAGCTCGCCGAAGCGGCCGCGACGATGACCGTCAAGGAAGGCGGCAAAACGACGTTCTACGGCTGGGAGCCGATGTGGGGCGCCGGCAATATGATCGATGCCGTCTTGAGCAAAGGCGGCAGCATCCTGAGCGAGGACGGCAAAACGGTGCTGATCGACTCGCCGGAATGGGTGGAGACGTGGGAGCTGTTCCGCAAGTGGATTCATGACGATCAGATCATGCGGATTCATTCGGGCGGCCAAGGCTGGGAGTATTGGTACAAAACGATCGACGACGTCATGAAAGGCCAAGCGGCCGGCTACACCGGATCGAGCGGCGACCAGGGCGATCTCGATTTCAACATCGTCGCCGCGATGGAGCAGCCCGGCTGGGAGGGCGCAGGCGCAGGCAAGCCGGTGGCGGAGGCCATCATGGCGGGCATCCCGGCCAAAGCGAGCCCCGAGCAGCAGCAGGCCGCCATCAAGTGGTTCGACTTCTTCATGAGCGCGGAAAACACCGCCTTCTGGTCGATGAACACCGGATACATCGCCGTGAGGCAATCCGCGCTGGACGATCCCGCGTTCGTCGAATTCAGCGAAACGAACCCGCAAATCAAGGTTCCGCTCCTGCAAGCCACCCACGCGTCGAAGCCGTTCCAGGATCCGACCGGCGGGAAGATCTCGGACGCGCTGAAGATCGCGGCGGACAAAGTGCAAATCGGCAATACGCCGGCGGCGGAAGCGCTCAAGGAAGCGAAGGAAACGGCCCAGCGCGAGCTGGACAGGCTGAACAAGTAG
- a CDS encoding type 1 glutamine amidotransferase domain-containing protein, translating into MTKKVLIVVTNHSEIHEGRTTGIWLSEFGEAYVEFVRRGYEVTVAGPLGGAVPVDPGSIGPDTPQEIADTRRLLENVSRLDEVSSEGFDAIFLPGGHGTMYDLPGNAKLGQLLREFYEGGRVVAAVCHGPAGLVGATLSDGQPLVAGRRVSAFTNGEEAETGLDRHLPFLLESRLRELGAIFVAAPNWSAHSVTDGNLITGQNPQSTLAVAKAVIDKLG; encoded by the coding sequence ATGACGAAAAAAGTGCTGATTGTCGTGACGAATCATTCGGAAATCCATGAGGGAAGGACGACGGGCATCTGGCTGTCCGAATTCGGAGAAGCTTATGTCGAATTCGTTCGCCGGGGGTACGAGGTGACGGTAGCCGGACCTCTCGGAGGAGCGGTTCCGGTCGATCCGGGCAGCATCGGCCCGGACACGCCTCAGGAGATTGCGGATACGAGGCGTCTCTTGGAAAACGTATCCAGGCTGGACGAGGTGTCGTCCGAAGGCTTTGACGCGATTTTTTTGCCGGGCGGGCACGGGACGATGTACGACTTGCCGGGCAATGCGAAGTTGGGGCAGCTGCTGCGCGAATTTTACGAAGGGGGGCGCGTCGTGGCCGCCGTTTGCCACGGGCCGGCGGGCCTTGTCGGCGCAACGCTTTCGGACGGCCAGCCGCTCGTCGCCGGCAGGCGGGTCAGCGCTTTTACCAACGGCGAAGAGGCGGAAACCGGGTTGGACCGCCATCTTCCGTTCCTGCTCGAAAGCAGGCTGCGCGAGCTGGGAGCGATTTTCGTCGCGGCTCCGAATTGGTCCGCCCATTCCGTGACGGACGGCAATCTGATTACCGGACAAAATCCCCAATCGACGCTGGCCGTCGCGAAAGCCGTCATCGACAAGCTCGGCTGA
- a CDS encoding DMT family transporter, translating to MGWLFLSLAIVLELSGTISMKLSESFTRLMPSLMMFGLYGASFTCLNFALRYIDVGTAYAVWSGVGIVLIALAGHFWFKERLPMASVIWIAVIVVGVIGLNMSGGKGH from the coding sequence ATGGGTTGGCTGTTTTTGAGTCTGGCGATCGTGCTGGAGCTGTCCGGCACGATCTCCATGAAGTTATCGGAAAGCTTTACGAGGCTTATGCCGTCGCTCATGATGTTCGGCCTTTACGGGGCGAGCTTCACCTGCTTGAATTTCGCGCTTCGCTATATCGATGTCGGCACCGCCTATGCCGTCTGGTCGGGGGTCGGCATCGTCCTGATCGCGCTGGCGGGGCATTTCTGGTTCAAGGAACGGCTGCCGATGGCTTCGGTGATCTGGATCGCGGTCATCGTCGTCGGCGTCATCGGACTGAACATGAGCGGCGGCAAAGGGCACTAG
- a CDS encoding HAD family hydrolase has protein sequence MPLLIAAGTAYRADAILFDKDGTLLDFMYTWGNWSECLLASFSAFLKERGLPPIGADMSALWGTRSGPDGEVSGYDRNGPLAMGTIDELLSILAWHGYRSGLSWAEAKTAAQQGRQLADERLRLDRRVRPLPGAVSFLERCRSAGFKLAVVTADETAEAERHLEWLGVRPLFGACVGTDLVRRGKPFPDMAELACRRLSVDPARAVVIGDTNGDMRMAKAAGAAAAIGIAAGAAGIAAGTAESHSAAAGTVPATRLADADAVVASYGELSVQPEPEPDEG, from the coding sequence ATGCCGTTATTGATCGCGGCGGGGACCGCTTATCGGGCGGACGCGATATTGTTCGATAAAGACGGCACGCTGCTGGACTTTATGTACACTTGGGGGAACTGGAGCGAGTGTTTGCTCGCTTCGTTCTCCGCTTTTTTGAAGGAGCGGGGACTGCCGCCGATCGGCGCGGACATGTCCGCGCTGTGGGGGACGCGCTCCGGCCCGGACGGCGAGGTATCCGGTTACGACCGGAACGGGCCGCTCGCGATGGGAACGATCGACGAGCTGCTCTCGATCCTGGCGTGGCACGGCTACCGCTCGGGGCTGTCTTGGGCCGAGGCGAAGACGGCCGCGCAGCAGGGCAGGCAGCTGGCGGACGAGCGGCTTCGGCTCGACCGGAGGGTGCGGCCGCTGCCGGGGGCGGTTTCGTTTCTGGAGCGGTGCCGGAGCGCGGGATTCAAGCTCGCCGTCGTGACCGCGGACGAAACGGCCGAGGCCGAACGGCACCTCGAGTGGCTCGGGGTGCGGCCGCTGTTCGGCGCTTGCGTCGGCACGGATCTCGTGCGGCGTGGCAAGCCGTTTCCCGACATGGCGGAGCTGGCTTGCCGCCGCCTGTCCGTCGATCCTGCGCGGGCAGTCGTCATCGGCGACACGAACGGCGACATGCGCATGGCCAAAGCGGCAGGCGCCGCCGCGGCCATCGGCATCGCTGCCGGGGCCGCCGGCATCGCGGCTGGCACCGCGGAGTCGCATTCGGCCGCTGCCGGAACGGTCCCGGCGACGCGCTTGGCCGATGCCGACGCGGTCGTCGCGTCCTACGGCGAACTTTCCGTGCAGCCGGAGCCGGAGCCGGACGAGGGATGA
- a CDS encoding metallophosphoesterase family protein translates to MSANGDRPENRTPKRVQEDGAPLLSFQVITDTHVTSDPNHVYNRNLERALRDIADNAPASRGIMHAGDVTDHGFPDEYAEFRRIREGFKGRLPEIRFTTGNHDVGSGVWEERLARFLEAAGASAASREARDLGIIDEKAELRRVWDDFKGRLAEIRLAMGSYDVEPGVWEERLARYLEATGTSSAYHDAWIGGYHFIFLGTEEADDLFCSLSARQLDWLDAKLGEDASPEKPAFVFLHQPLKNTVAGSAEAQGWYGVMQDEELKAVLSRHRQAILFTGHTHWELGAANTFRAADERLPAMLNAASVAYLWTDDDERKEGSQGYYVDVYPGSVLVRGRDFASGTWVEGATFRIEYPVE, encoded by the coding sequence ATGAGCGCAAACGGGGATCGTCCCGAAAACCGGACGCCAAAGCGGGTACAAGAGGACGGGGCGCCGCTGCTGTCCTTTCAGGTCATCACCGACACCCATGTCACTTCCGATCCGAATCACGTCTACAACCGCAATCTGGAGCGCGCGCTGCGGGATATCGCGGACAACGCGCCGGCAAGCCGCGGCATCATGCACGCGGGCGACGTGACCGACCACGGCTTTCCGGACGAATACGCGGAGTTTCGGCGGATTCGGGAAGGCTTCAAGGGGCGGCTGCCGGAAATCCGGTTCACGACGGGCAACCACGACGTCGGGTCCGGCGTTTGGGAGGAACGGCTGGCCCGGTTTCTGGAGGCCGCCGGGGCGAGCGCCGCTAGCCGGGAGGCGCGGGACCTCGGGATTATCGACGAAAAAGCGGAGCTGCGGCGGGTTTGGGACGACTTCAAGGGACGGTTGGCGGAAATTCGCCTCGCGATGGGCAGCTACGATGTCGAGCCCGGCGTTTGGGAGGAGCGGCTGGCCCGCTATTTGGAGGCGACGGGTACGAGCTCCGCTTACCACGATGCCTGGATCGGCGGCTACCATTTTATTTTTCTCGGCACGGAGGAAGCGGACGATCTGTTCTGCAGCTTATCGGCAAGACAGCTCGATTGGCTGGACGCCAAGCTTGGCGAGGACGCTTCGCCGGAAAAGCCGGCATTCGTATTTCTGCATCAGCCGTTGAAAAACACGGTCGCGGGTTCGGCGGAAGCGCAGGGCTGGTACGGCGTCATGCAGGACGAGGAGCTCAAAGCCGTTCTGTCCCGGCACCGGCAGGCGATCCTGTTTACGGGGCATACGCACTGGGAGCTGGGAGCGGCGAACACGTTCCGGGCAGCGGACGAGCGGCTGCCGGCGATGCTCAATGCCGCATCCGTCGCGTATTTATGGACGGACGACGACGAGCGCAAGGAAGGCAGCCAGGGCTATTATGTGGACGTTTATCCGGGCTCCGTGCTCGTCAGAGGCCGGGATTTCGCCTCGGGAACTTGGGTGGAAGGCGCAACGTTCCGGATCGAATACCCGGTCGAATAG
- a CDS encoding LysR family transcriptional regulator, with product MVDFEWYRSFAAIYKHNSVSEAAKARMMTQPAMSQHLAALEAEAGEPLFARTGRKIVPTERGKMLYSQVAPLVEGLEETAMSFRKAASPLLKTVRIGAAHEFFREAILPRITEFRANTVCSLGTAELLLELLREDKTDLIVTSKKIPVPGIEYEKLREERFVVIAPNGIEAPDEAGLKGRERWLARQDWLSYGLELPIIRRFWREHFRKRPQIHPIHVIPDLRMLLEAVEAGAGLTLMPTYLLEASPSGKVRAIYEDMSVRNELFFAYQSKNKNMPEIRDAMEIIRERRSEGRD from the coding sequence ATGGTCGATTTCGAATGGTACAGGAGCTTTGCCGCGATCTACAAGCACAACTCGGTATCCGAGGCGGCCAAAGCCCGCATGATGACGCAGCCGGCCATGAGCCAGCACCTTGCTGCCCTCGAAGCGGAAGCGGGAGAGCCTTTGTTTGCGAGAACGGGAAGAAAAATCGTCCCGACCGAGAGGGGAAAGATGCTGTATTCGCAGGTGGCTCCATTGGTCGAGGGGCTGGAAGAAACGGCGATGAGCTTCCGGAAAGCCGCCTCCCCGCTGCTGAAAACGGTCAGAATCGGAGCGGCGCACGAATTTTTCCGCGAGGCGATTCTTCCGCGAATAACGGAGTTTCGGGCGAATACCGTTTGCAGTCTCGGAACGGCCGAGCTCCTGCTCGAACTTTTGCGGGAAGACAAAACGGATCTGATCGTCACATCGAAAAAAATTCCGGTACCCGGAATCGAATATGAGAAGCTGCGGGAAGAACGGTTCGTCGTGATCGCCCCGAACGGGATCGAAGCGCCGGACGAGGCCGGCCTGAAGGGAAGGGAGCGGTGGCTTGCGAGGCAGGACTGGCTCAGCTACGGGCTGGAATTGCCGATTATCCGGCGATTTTGGAGGGAGCATTTCCGGAAACGGCCGCAAATCCACCCGATCCACGTCATTCCCGATTTGCGCATGCTGCTGGAAGCGGTGGAGGCGGGAGCGGGACTGACGCTGATGCCGACCTATTTGCTGGAGGCGTCGCCGAGCGGGAAGGTCCGGGCGATTTACGAGGATATGAGCGTGCGGAACGAGCTGTTTTTCGCCTATCAGAGCAAAAACAAAAACATGCCCGAAATCAGGGACGCGATGGAGATCATTCGCGAGCGGCGCTCGGAGGGGCGGGACTGA